Proteins from a genomic interval of Lysobacter stagni:
- a CDS encoding universal stress protein translates to MYHHLCLPTDGSPLSAHAIEQGLAFAKQLHARVTVLHVIQPYRVYAVSPEQLALGGEAEYRNAVHESSRQLLHSVKERAQALSVGCDTVVVEDELPWQAIIAVAKERGCDLIAMASHGHRGIKALLLGSETLKVLTHSTLPVLVYRHPD, encoded by the coding sequence GTGTACCACCACCTCTGCCTTCCCACGGACGGCTCGCCGCTGTCCGCGCACGCCATCGAGCAGGGCCTCGCGTTCGCAAAGCAACTGCACGCGCGCGTGACCGTCCTGCATGTGATCCAGCCTTACCGTGTCTATGCCGTGTCGCCCGAGCAGCTGGCGCTGGGCGGCGAGGCCGAATACCGCAACGCGGTGCACGAATCGTCGCGGCAGCTGCTGCATTCGGTGAAGGAGCGTGCGCAGGCCCTGAGCGTCGGGTGCGACACGGTGGTGGTCGAGGACGAGCTGCCGTGGCAGGCCATCATCGCCGTGGCGAAGGAGCGCGGCTGCGATCTGATCGCGATGGCCTCGCACGGACACCGTGGCATCAAGGCGCTCCTGCTCGGCAGCGAAACCCTGAAGGTGCTCACGCACTCGACGTTGCCCGTGCTGGTGTACCGGCACCCCGACTGA
- a CDS encoding Lrp/AsnC family transcriptional regulator has product MDRTPVALDEFDHRLLELLQRDSAATLTTLGEAVGLSASAVQRRITRYRKSGLLREIAVLDARLLGTTTLATVLVAMERESAKLHASFHARMRAAPEVQQCFTLAGEWDYLVILATTGVAHCREVADRLFMDEGNIKRYETRMVFEVVKSGLHLPTRLPARRRK; this is encoded by the coding sequence ATGGACAGGACGCCCGTCGCACTCGACGAATTCGACCACCGCCTGCTGGAGCTGCTGCAGCGCGACTCCGCCGCCACGCTGACGACGCTGGGCGAAGCGGTGGGGCTATCGGCCAGCGCGGTTCAACGGCGCATCACCCGCTATCGCAAGAGCGGCCTGCTGCGCGAGATCGCGGTGCTCGATGCACGCCTTCTGGGCACGACCACGCTGGCAACCGTGCTGGTGGCGATGGAGCGCGAGTCGGCCAAACTGCACGCGAGCTTCCACGCGCGCATGCGCGCCGCGCCCGAAGTGCAGCAATGCTTCACCCTCGCCGGCGAATGGGACTACCTGGTCATCCTGGCCACCACCGGCGTCGCGCATTGCCGCGAGGTGGCCGACCGGCTTTTCATGGACGAGGGCAACATCAAGCGCTACGAAACGCGCATGGTGTTCGAAGTGGTGAAGTCGGGGCTGCACCTGCCCACGCGCCTGCCGGCACGTCGTCGCAAGTAG
- the yedA gene encoding drug/metabolite exporter YedA, which produces MSTAAPTADRAAPGALAVAFALASVYILWGSTYLAIRFALESYPPFLLGAGRMFLAGLIMYVVLRSRGVASPSGKQWRTLWVLSIWMVLLSNGLVNLAETEVGSGLAAIAVASMPLFAGVFAMLRGRHPSKIEWIGLVIGFLGVLWLNAGGELSSSLLGLVCLVIAPIAWAWGSIWSRDQDLPQPFMSAAGQMLTGSVWMLIAAVLHGERITQMPSLSATGAMLYLVVAGSIFGFTAYIWLLHHVRPALATSYAYVNPPIAVLFGALIGGEHFSAHDLGAMAVILLGVVIITLAKARSARPVAPTPTTEPAA; this is translated from the coding sequence ATGAGCACCGCTGCACCCACCGCCGACCGGGCCGCCCCCGGCGCGCTGGCCGTCGCCTTTGCCCTGGCGTCGGTCTACATCCTCTGGGGCTCCACGTACCTGGCCATCCGCTTCGCGCTGGAAAGCTACCCACCGTTCCTGCTCGGCGCCGGCCGCATGTTCCTGGCCGGTCTCATCATGTACGTCGTGCTGCGTTCGCGCGGCGTGGCCTCGCCCAGCGGGAAGCAGTGGCGCACGCTCTGGGTGCTGTCGATCTGGATGGTGCTGTTGTCCAACGGACTGGTGAACCTGGCCGAGACCGAAGTCGGTTCCGGCCTGGCGGCCATCGCAGTGGCATCGATGCCGCTGTTCGCCGGCGTGTTCGCGATGCTTCGCGGTCGTCACCCCTCGAAGATCGAATGGATCGGCCTGGTGATCGGCTTCCTCGGCGTGCTGTGGCTCAATGCCGGCGGCGAGTTGTCCTCGTCGCTGCTGGGACTGGTGTGCCTGGTGATCGCGCCCATCGCCTGGGCCTGGGGTTCGATATGGAGCCGCGACCAGGACCTGCCGCAGCCGTTCATGTCGGCCGCCGGGCAGATGCTCACCGGTAGCGTGTGGATGCTGATCGCGGCCGTCCTCCATGGCGAACGCATCACGCAGATGCCGTCGCTGTCGGCGACCGGCGCGATGCTGTACCTCGTCGTCGCCGGTTCGATCTTCGGCTTCACCGCCTACATCTGGCTGCTGCACCACGTGCGCCCGGCGCTGGCCACCAGCTATGCCTACGTCAACCCGCCGATCGCGGTCCTGTTCGGTGCGTTGATCGGCGGCGAGCACTTCAGCGCGCACGACCTCGGCGCGATGGCCGTGATCCTGCTGGGCGTGGTCATCATCACGCTGGCGAAGGCGCGCTCGGCGCGCCCCGTTGCGCCGACGCCCACGACGGAGCCGGCGGCATGA
- the rarD gene encoding EamA family transporter RarD → MNDQHSVRNGLWIAAASFVLWGLMPLYWHLLKVVPSLQIVMHRMVWSALLVAGWLAWKQGRGWLRATLARPRTAWMLGLSGLLIATNWTLYVWAVNAGHVVETSLGYFINPLISVVMGVVFLHERLNRLQWISVALAATGVAWLTWQYGQPPWIALGLALTFGLYGLIRKLVAVDAVNGLGVESVYLFLPALGILMWAETHGSGGFAGGWGWGVDALLVFGGALTALPLIGFAYAVRRVPLSVVGLMQYIAPTLQFLLGVLFFGEAFDRERATGFIFIWGALAIFASEGLWRARRQAALAAT, encoded by the coding sequence ATGAACGATCAGCACTCCGTCCGCAACGGCCTGTGGATCGCCGCGGCCTCGTTCGTGCTGTGGGGCCTGATGCCGTTGTACTGGCATCTGCTCAAGGTGGTGCCGTCGTTGCAGATCGTCATGCACCGCATGGTGTGGAGCGCGCTGCTGGTCGCCGGCTGGCTGGCTTGGAAGCAGGGCCGCGGCTGGCTGCGCGCCACGCTGGCGCGGCCGCGCACGGCGTGGATGCTGGGACTCAGCGGCCTGCTCATCGCGACCAACTGGACGCTCTACGTCTGGGCGGTGAACGCCGGTCACGTGGTCGAAACCAGCCTGGGCTACTTCATCAATCCGCTGATCAGCGTGGTCATGGGCGTGGTGTTCCTGCACGAACGCCTCAACCGGTTGCAGTGGATCTCGGTGGCGCTGGCCGCGACCGGCGTGGCGTGGCTGACCTGGCAGTACGGCCAGCCGCCCTGGATCGCGCTGGGGCTGGCGCTGACGTTCGGCCTGTACGGCTTGATCCGCAAGCTGGTCGCGGTCGACGCCGTCAACGGCCTGGGCGTGGAGAGCGTGTACCTGTTCCTGCCTGCGCTGGGCATCCTCATGTGGGCCGAGACGCACGGCAGCGGCGGTTTCGCCGGCGGTTGGGGTTGGGGCGTCGATGCGCTGCTGGTGTTCGGCGGCGCGCTCACGGCGCTGCCACTGATCGGCTTCGCCTACGCGGTGCGTCGCGTGCCGTTGTCGGTGGTCGGGCTGATGCAGTACATCGCGCCGACGCTGCAGTTCCTGCTGGGCGTGCTGTTCTTCGGCGAAGCCTTCGACCGCGAACGCGCTACCGGCTTCATCTTCATCTGGGGCGCACTGGCGATCTTCGCCAGCGAAGGCCTGTGGCGCGCGCGGCGGCAGGCCGCGCTCGCCGCCACCTGA
- a CDS encoding DinB family protein, translating to MNRTTLNALTLFPLQLEAHYQAIPPAYRHWAPPSWEGIPSEHFTAIEQLCHVRDIEIEGYQERIRRTLVETHPLLPSIESEPLAIQRRYGDADAEAVLAAFGEARARTVATIAALDDAQLARTAQFEGYGPLTLRSLVHYLCSHDQQHLAGLQWLLGKIEAERVGA from the coding sequence ATGAATCGGACCACGCTGAACGCACTGACCCTGTTTCCATTGCAGCTGGAAGCGCACTACCAAGCGATCCCGCCCGCGTATCGCCACTGGGCGCCGCCGAGCTGGGAGGGCATTCCCAGCGAGCACTTCACCGCGATCGAGCAGTTGTGCCACGTGCGCGACATCGAGATCGAGGGTTACCAGGAGCGCATCCGTCGCACGCTGGTAGAAACGCATCCGCTGCTGCCGTCCATCGAGAGCGAGCCGTTGGCGATCCAGCGCAGGTATGGCGATGCCGATGCCGAGGCCGTGCTGGCCGCGTTCGGTGAAGCGCGCGCACGCACCGTGGCGACGATCGCGGCGCTCGACGATGCGCAGCTTGCGCGAACGGCGCAGTTCGAAGGCTACGGTCCGCTCACGCTGCGCAGCCTGGTGCACTACCTGTGCAGCCACGACCAGCAGCACCTGGCGGGACTGCAGTGGCTGCTGGGCAAGATCGAAGCGGAGCGGGTCGGCGCCTGA
- a CDS encoding ABC transporter permease: MRFLINFALVLLLVACLVVWTLLPWYAVLGIVVLLALWLAFTRTGALALAATRIGIASLPQRWGASSVIVIGIAGVVGVLVAMLAMGEGFKATLDSTGGDDTAIVLRGGSQAETNSVITRDQEPLISALPGIARGADGRPLSSPELSQVVNLQSKADGTDTNVQFRGVGPSAWALRPELKIVEGRKFGPGLREMVVGRGAQRQFAGLEVGQQLKLANQSWTVVGVFESGDSHESELWADVDVLGPAYQRQAYQSVTVKLDGKDGFKKLKAALAGDPRLKLDVSTTRDYYAKQSQQLTTFLKWLGIIIGTVMAIGAIFGALNSMYAAVAGRSREIATMRAIGFRGLPVVTAVMLETMLLALLGGLLGALIAWLLFNGHTVSTLGNNFSQVVFQFRVSPELLWTGLKWALGIGLVGGLFPALRAARLPVTEALRAA, from the coding sequence ATGCGATTCCTGATCAACTTTGCGCTTGTATTGCTGCTCGTGGCGTGCCTCGTCGTCTGGACCCTGCTGCCGTGGTATGCGGTGCTTGGCATCGTGGTGCTCCTCGCGCTGTGGCTCGCTTTCACCCGCACAGGCGCGCTCGCACTGGCCGCCACCCGCATTGGCATCGCCAGCTTGCCGCAGCGCTGGGGCGCCTCCTCGGTCATCGTCATCGGCATCGCCGGCGTCGTCGGCGTGCTGGTCGCGATGCTCGCGATGGGCGAAGGTTTCAAGGCCACACTCGACAGCACTGGCGGGGATGACACCGCGATCGTCCTGCGTGGCGGCTCGCAGGCCGAGACCAACTCGGTCATAACGCGCGACCAGGAGCCGCTGATCAGCGCGTTGCCCGGTATCGCCAGGGGCGCCGATGGGCGCCCGTTGTCCTCGCCCGAGCTGTCACAGGTGGTCAATCTCCAGAGCAAGGCCGACGGCACCGACACCAATGTGCAGTTTCGCGGCGTTGGTCCGTCGGCGTGGGCGCTGCGCCCGGAGCTGAAGATCGTCGAGGGTCGCAAGTTCGGCCCGGGCCTGCGCGAGATGGTCGTGGGTCGGGGGGCGCAGCGGCAGTTCGCAGGCCTGGAGGTCGGCCAGCAGCTCAAGCTCGCCAACCAGTCGTGGACGGTGGTTGGAGTGTTCGAGTCCGGCGATTCTCACGAATCGGAATTGTGGGCCGATGTCGACGTGCTCGGCCCCGCGTACCAACGCCAGGCCTACCAGTCGGTGACGGTGAAGCTGGACGGCAAGGATGGCTTCAAGAAGCTCAAGGCCGCGCTCGCGGGCGATCCTCGCCTCAAGCTCGACGTGTCGACGACCCGCGACTACTACGCCAAGCAATCCCAGCAGCTGACCACGTTCCTGAAGTGGCTGGGCATCATCATCGGAACGGTCATGGCGATCGGCGCGATCTTTGGCGCGCTGAACTCGATGTACGCCGCGGTCGCCGGTCGCTCGCGCGAGATCGCGACGATGCGCGCCATCGGCTTTCGTGGCCTGCCCGTGGTCACAGCGGTGATGTTGGAGACGATGCTGCTCGCGCTCCTTGGCGGCTTGCTTGGCGCGCTCATCGCGTGGCTGCTGTTCAACGGGCACACCGTATCGACCCTGGGCAACAACTTCAGCCAGGTAGTGTTCCAGTTCCGCGTCTCTCCGGAGTTGTTGTGGACAGGCCTGAAGTGGGCGCTCGGCATCGGCCTGGTCGGCGGCCTGTTCCCGGCGCTGCGCGCGGCACGGTTGCCGGTGACGGAGGCCTTGCGAGCGGCGTAA
- a CDS encoding ABC transporter permease, giving the protein MKYLHLIWAALFRSKTRTFLTLFSVITAFFLFGMLDSVRVAFNSGGDVTGANRMITSSRLSLTQMLPYSLDSQIRSTQGVKRSSYAAWFGGIYQDPKNFFPNFSVGPGYLDLYPEFTLPAAQRTAWEADRRGAIVGETLAKKFGWKIGDTIPLQATIFPTKGSNDWTFKLDGIFRVENEKQKGQEQILLFHWNYFDEANDYVKGRVGWYIVQLDNAGSADRVSKAIDALSANSDHETKTQTEEAFNQAFIKQIGDIGLIVSAIMGAVFFTLLLLTGNTMAQAVRERIPELAVLKTIGFSNRSVLGLVLGESVLLVAIGGAVGLLFAPVAMQLAVKLSGGFIQLPTNLPLETWIVGIVLVLAFGVLAGLLPALRAMRLNIVDALAGR; this is encoded by the coding sequence ATGAAATACCTGCACCTGATCTGGGCCGCGCTGTTCCGCAGCAAGACCCGTACGTTCCTGACGCTGTTTTCGGTGATCACGGCTTTTTTCCTGTTCGGCATGCTCGACTCGGTCCGGGTCGCCTTCAATTCCGGCGGCGACGTGACGGGCGCGAACCGGATGATCACTTCCTCGCGGCTTTCGCTGACGCAGATGCTGCCCTACAGCCTCGATTCGCAGATCCGCTCGACCCAGGGCGTGAAGCGATCGTCGTATGCGGCCTGGTTCGGCGGCATCTACCAGGATCCGAAGAACTTCTTTCCGAACTTCTCTGTCGGCCCCGGCTACCTCGACCTGTATCCGGAATTCACACTGCCGGCCGCACAACGTACTGCCTGGGAAGCCGACCGCCGCGGTGCGATCGTGGGCGAAACGCTCGCGAAGAAGTTCGGCTGGAAGATCGGCGATACCATCCCGCTGCAGGCCACGATTTTCCCGACCAAGGGCAGCAACGACTGGACGTTCAAGCTCGACGGCATCTTCCGCGTAGAGAACGAGAAGCAGAAGGGCCAGGAGCAGATCCTCCTGTTCCACTGGAACTACTTCGACGAGGCCAATGACTACGTCAAGGGTCGCGTGGGTTGGTACATCGTGCAGCTCGACAACGCCGGCTCCGCAGACCGGGTGTCCAAGGCGATCGACGCGCTCTCGGCCAACTCCGACCACGAAACCAAGACGCAGACCGAAGAAGCGTTCAACCAGGCCTTCATCAAGCAGATCGGCGACATCGGACTGATCGTCAGCGCGATCATGGGCGCGGTGTTCTTCACTCTGCTGCTGCTCACGGGCAACACGATGGCGCAGGCGGTACGCGAGCGCATCCCTGAACTGGCGGTGCTCAAGACGATCGGGTTCTCCAACCGCAGCGTGCTGGGGCTGGTGCTGGGCGAGTCGGTGCTACTGGTCGCAATCGGCGGCGCCGTGGGCCTGCTGTTCGCGCCGGTGGCCATGCAGCTGGCTGTGAAGCTGAGCGGCGGCTTCATCCAGCTGCCGACCAATCTACCGCTGGAAACCTGGATCGTCGGCATCGTGCTCGTGCTCGCATTCGGCGTGCTGGCAGGGCTCCTGCCCGCCCTGCGTGCCATGCGACTCAACATCGTCGACGCCCTCGCGGGCCGCTGA
- a CDS encoding ABC transporter ATP-binding protein, translating into MSTLVSIRNLRKTYQRGPEKVEVLHSIDLDIPKGDFVALMGPSGSGKTTLLNLIGGLDSPTGGEIQVDGQRIDTMSAGQLSHWRSQNVGFVFQFYNLMPTLNAQKNVELPLLLTRLSSAQRKRNAEIALQLVGLAERGKHRPNELSGGQQQRVAIARAIVSDPTLLICDEPTGDLDRQSAEEILALLQSLNRDHGKTILMVTHDPKAADHAQRTIHLDKGTLVERELAIEH; encoded by the coding sequence ATGTCTACGCTGGTTTCGATCCGCAATCTCAGGAAGACCTATCAACGCGGTCCGGAAAAGGTGGAGGTGCTGCACAGCATCGACCTGGACATCCCCAAGGGCGACTTCGTGGCGCTGATGGGCCCCTCCGGTTCGGGCAAGACCACGCTGCTCAACCTGATCGGCGGCCTGGATTCGCCCACCGGTGGCGAGATCCAGGTGGATGGCCAGCGCATCGACACGATGAGCGCCGGGCAGCTGTCGCACTGGCGCAGCCAGAACGTCGGCTTCGTGTTCCAGTTCTACAACCTGATGCCCACGCTCAACGCACAGAAGAACGTGGAGCTTCCGCTGCTGCTGACGAGGCTGTCGTCCGCGCAGCGCAAGCGCAACGCGGAGATCGCACTGCAGCTGGTCGGCCTGGCCGAACGCGGCAAGCACCGTCCGAACGAGCTCTCCGGCGGCCAGCAGCAGCGTGTCGCCATCGCACGCGCGATCGTCTCCGACCCCACGCTGCTGATCTGCGACGAACCCACCGGCGACCTGGACCGCCAGTCGGCCGAGGAGATCCTCGCGCTGCTGCAGTCGCTCAACCGCGACCATGGCAAGACCATCCTCATGGTCACGCACGATCCCAAGGCCGCCGATCACGCACAGCGCACCATCCACCTCGACAAGGGCACGCTGGTCGAGCGCGAGCTCGCCATCGAGCACTGA
- a CDS encoding efflux RND transporter periplasmic adaptor subunit: MNNSADLLKELRIDRSAPPPPPSRRGLWIALAAVAALVVLALIAWAVLGRSRGVEVQTATVTAIGNGGGSASVLDATGYVVARRMATVSAKITGKVREVLIEEGQRVEAGQIMATLDPIDADAERDLATAQAGAARSQVESVRARVAQTEADAHRLSTLVQQQLVSKSQYDEAVAARDSLRAELITAERNAKVASDRLRIADIGVDNTIVRAPFAGVVTAKAAQPGEIVSPLATGGFTRTGIGTIVDMDSLEVEVEVGEAFIGRVQPKMPVEATLNAYQDWKIPGEVIAIIPAADRGKATVKVRVALKTKDPRIVPDMGVRVSFLEAGKPEQPAQKPGVLVPAAAISSRDGKQVAFVVADERVQRREVAVGRSLGDDREVTQGLAGGETVVLDAPAGLSDGDRVRVATASEEAPTETE; this comes from the coding sequence ATGAACAACTCTGCTGACCTGCTCAAGGAACTGCGAATCGACCGTTCGGCCCCACCGCCTCCGCCCTCCCGCCGCGGGCTGTGGATCGCGCTGGCCGCGGTCGCCGCGCTGGTCGTGCTGGCGCTCATCGCATGGGCGGTGCTCGGACGCAGCCGCGGTGTGGAAGTGCAGACCGCCACCGTCACGGCCATCGGCAACGGCGGCGGCAGCGCGTCGGTGCTGGATGCCACGGGCTATGTCGTCGCACGTCGCATGGCCACGGTGTCGGCGAAGATCACCGGCAAGGTGCGCGAGGTCCTGATCGAAGAAGGGCAGCGCGTGGAAGCGGGCCAGATCATGGCCACGCTCGACCCCATCGACGCCGACGCCGAACGCGACCTTGCCACTGCACAGGCCGGCGCGGCGCGCAGCCAGGTGGAAAGCGTGCGTGCGAGAGTCGCGCAGACCGAGGCGGACGCGCATCGTCTGTCGACGCTGGTGCAGCAGCAGCTGGTGTCGAAGTCGCAGTACGACGAAGCCGTTGCCGCGCGTGATTCGCTGCGCGCCGAACTGATCACCGCCGAGCGCAACGCGAAGGTCGCGAGCGATCGCCTGCGCATCGCCGACATCGGCGTCGACAACACGATCGTGCGCGCGCCGTTCGCCGGCGTCGTGACGGCCAAGGCCGCGCAGCCGGGCGAGATCGTCTCGCCGCTGGCGACGGGCGGCTTCACGCGCACCGGCATCGGCACCATCGTCGACATGGATTCGCTGGAAGTCGAAGTGGAAGTCGGCGAGGCCTTCATCGGCCGGGTGCAGCCGAAGATGCCCGTCGAGGCCACGCTCAACGCGTACCAGGACTGGAAGATCCCGGGCGAAGTGATCGCCATCATCCCGGCCGCCGACCGCGGCAAGGCCACGGTGAAGGTACGCGTCGCGCTGAAGACGAAGGACCCGCGCATCGTGCCCGACATGGGCGTGCGCGTGAGCTTCCTGGAAGCCGGCAAGCCCGAACAGCCCGCGCAGAAGCCCGGCGTGCTGGTACCGGCCGCGGCCATCTCGTCGCGCGACGGCAAGCAGGTCGCGTTCGTGGTTGCCGACGAGCGCGTGCAGCGCCGCGAAGTGGCCGTCGGCCGCAGTCTGGGCGATGACCGCGAGGTCACCCAGGGCCTCGCAGGCGGTGAGACGGTGGTGCTGGATGCTCCGGCCGGCCTGTCCGACGGCGATCGCGTGCGGGTGGCCACCGCGAGCGAGGAAGCGCCGACCGAAACCGAGTGA